One window of the Anaerolineae bacterium genome contains the following:
- a CDS encoding ABC transporter permease, translating into MNGQAYLKLTWAQVRLYLREPAALFFTLAFPPMLLLLFRAAFGNAINPTYRVGFVDSYTPALIALVAGTVGLMSPPVKTASDRESGVLKRFQATPLSARVYLLADLTTALGVNLIAVALTVALGFAVYHPAPPRHPLAMAGATVLGGLGYLLAALLPTARTAQAVGSVLFFPMMFLSSTSIPLDLPPPGCNG; encoded by the coding sequence ATGAATGGACAGGCCTATCTCAAACTGACCTGGGCGCAGGTCAGGCTGTATCTCCGGGAACCGGCAGCGCTCTTTTTCACCCTGGCCTTCCCGCCCATGTTGCTCTTGCTCTTTAGGGCGGCTTTCGGCAACGCCATCAACCCCACCTATCGGGTCGGCTTCGTGGACTCCTACACCCCGGCCCTCATCGCCCTGGTGGCGGGTACGGTGGGGCTGATGAGCCCGCCGGTGAAAACCGCCTCGGACCGGGAGAGCGGCGTGCTCAAGCGCTTTCAGGCCACCCCGCTCAGCGCCCGCGTTTACCTGCTGGCCGACCTGACCACGGCGCTGGGCGTCAATCTGATCGCCGTGGCCCTCACCGTGGCCCTTGGCTTCGCCGTGTACCATCCGGCTCCACCCCGGCATCCCTTAGCCATGGCGGGCGCCACCGTGCTGGGCGGGCTGGGCTACCTGCTGGCGGCCCTCCTCCCCACCGCCCGCACCGCCCAGGCTGTGGGGTCGGTACTGTTCTTTCCCATGATGTTCCTC